The Trichocoleus sp. FACHB-46 region GGCTTGAATTTGCCGCTCGCGATCGCAAACGATATGCAATGTCGCACTTTGAACACGACCCATACTTTTAGCGCCGTTGTGCAATTGCCAAAGCAAAGGAGAGCCTTTGAACCCAACCAGCTTATCTAGAACCGTACGGCACAAACCAGAGTTCACTAGATTGAGATCGATCGAGCGGGGTTGGGCGATCGCGGCTCGCACGGCATTCGGGGTGATTTCTGTGTAAACCACTCGTTGAGGCTGTTTGAGATTGAGCGCTTGCTGAATGTGCCAGGCGATCGTTTCTCCCTCGCGATCGTAGTCGGTTGCTAGCACCACAGTTTTAACTTGCTTCACCGCCGATCGCAGTTGTTGAATGGTTTCTTTGCCTCTAGTGCCTCGCGCCATAAAGCGGCACTTCACGGAGTTATGGTCTAGATCAAAGCCCAAAGCATCTTCACCATCATGGGCGAGTTCGCGAATATGCCCCATGCTGGCCTTGACTAGCCAATCTGATCCCAGAATTTGACTCAGCTTTTTGACTTTACCAGGACTTTCAACGATTAGCAGCTTGGTTGCCAAGACAGATTCCCTTTCGCTCACCCAGGAGCAATAACTCCATGTACAATTGTACTATCTGGTATCTAGGAGCTGCACCAAGTTCTTTTCAACATGCATTTTCAACATACATAAGATACAACTCAAACAACGCATAAAATCCCCCTATCGTTACCAGCCTTAAATCCTTAAACCAGTTGCAATTTCGCTAAGCAGGCAGAGCTTGAGTCAAAATCAGAGCATTGCATCACTAGAGTCATCCCCTTAAGACAAGACCCTAGCAGTAGAGAAGATGCCGAGGAGCATCTGCCACAACAGCAACATCTGCTCACAAGCTCAGCGCTTCGCAAGATTAACTTATTTAGAAGTCATCAGGCTGATACAGGCTGACAGTAGACTAACGGCTACCCTCAGCAGCGGCCTTAGTCAAACTATATTGACCTTTTTTGCCTCGAAACCATTGTCCATCCTTCGCTCCAGTAGAGAGGATATTTAACATGCGATCGCGAGCCTTGTTCCGCACATCTTGAGGAATCTCAGCCGTGAAGATGGCGTTGATCAGATCAGGAACGCTTAAGAGCTGCTTAGGTTGCTGCTGGAAAACCGTAGTAATAGCTACAGGCAACGAAGTCTGACGAAATGGGTCTTGCAAGTAATCCTGCCAATTTCTAGATTGCCGGGGTTTCTTGGTGGCCTTGGTCGCTTGACGGCCTCTGGTGGCAGTCGGTTCGGGAGCCGTAGCGGGTTCGGGAGCCGCAGTAGATGCAGCCGTGGCCTCAGGAGTAGCTGTAGGTTTAGGCGCAGCTGTAGCAGGTGGCTTTGATGCAGAGAGAGCAGTGGCTGCTTGAGTAGATGTCGCAGGAGCCGTTGTGGTAGAAAATAGATCAATCACTGTTTTGAGGCTCTGACGCTTCTCCCGCAAGGCCTCTAGTTGTATTGTGATTTCTGCTTCTTGAGTTGCGAGAGTAGCATCTGCTTCCAGGAGATTGGTGAGGATAGCGGTAGGAGAAGTTGAAGAATTAGCCATAGGAAGTGCTGTCTTAGCAATTAGAGTTCAAGAGCATCATACAAAGCTCTGATATTTTCAGGAAGCCTCAAGAGGATAAGTCTTTAGACTTAGTGAGAACTTGTGATCACTGGTAAGAACCTGAACTATAATCACACCAAGTGTTGTGAGGTTTTTAAATGAACAAGGGAGAATTGGTAGATGCAGTCGCTGCAAAAGCCAACGTGACCAAAAAACAAGCTGACGCCATCTTGAGTGCTGTGTTTGACACCATTCAGGAAACGGTCGCTTCAGGTGAAAAGGTCACCCTGATTGGATTTGGTACTTTTGAACCCAGAGAACGCCAAGCACGGGAAGGCCGCAATCCTAAGACTGGCGAAACGATGAAGATTCCAGCGACTAAAGTTCCAGCCTTCAGTGCTGGCAAAGTCTTCAAAGACAAGGTTTCTCCAACCGCTTAAGCGGTTTTCTCAAAGATTAGTCACTTGCCTCCTCATTGCAGGAGGCTTTTTCGTCCCAGTACTCCTGCTCTAACAGCTAGTTAAAGGAAGCATGGAAGTGGTGATGTCATTAGTGGACATTGGGGTTAATCTGACCAACGCTGCCTTCGATCACGATCGCCCACTCGTCATTGAACGAGCGATCGCCGCAGGAGTTGGCACTATGATCCTCACAGGCACTACTGTAGATACCAGCCAGGCAGCTCAAGTTTTAGCCAGGCACTATCCAGGCACTTTGTACTCAACCGCAGGGGTGCATCCTCATGATGTGCGCCACTGTGATGCAGCCACCGCTAGCCACTTACGAGAGCTAAGCATTCATCCGGAAGTGGTTGCGATCGGTGAATGCGGGCTGGACTATAACCGTGATTATTCACCTCGTCCCGAGCAGGAATACTGGTTTGAGGCCCAACTTCAACTCGCTTGCGAACTAAAGTTACCCCTCTTTCTCCATGAACGAGATGCCCATCAACGCTTCTTGGAAATTCTCCAGCCGTACCGTAGCCAATTAACCGCAGCTGTAGTGCATTGTTTCACGGGCAACGCGGAAGAACTAAAAGCTTATCTAGACTGGGATTTACACATTGGTATCACTGGCTGGCTCTGTGATGAGCGGCGGGGTTTACATCTGCAAGAGTTAGTAGCCCAAATTCCCTTAGATCGATTGATGCTAGAAACAGATGCACCTTACTTAACCCCTAGAACGCTGCGCCCTAAGCCCAAGGGGGGACGGAATGAGCCTGCCTTTCTACCCCAGGTTTTGCAGACTGTAGCCAGCGCGATCGCCAAACCCGTTGAGGAAGTCGCTCAAGCTACTACGGCAACCGCTTACCAATTTTTCCAGCTACCACCTGACAAAAATAATTCCGGTTAGCCGTTTCTTACCCTAGGGCGTGACTTTGCTGATGTAAAGGAATCTCAATGACAAATTGGGTGCCTTGTCCCGGAATGGAGATACAATCCAGCGAGCCACCGTGATTCTCTGTGATAATTTGGTAGCTAATAGACATGCCCATGCCCGTTCCCTTGCCCACTGGTTTGGTTGTGAAGAAGGGATCAAAGATTCGCTGCTTTACTTCTGGTGGCATACCTGGACCATTGTCAGAGATCTTGATCAACACTCGATTGTTGCGGTTGAGGTGGGTGCTGATGTGGATATGCCTCGGTGACGCTACCAACTCTTGTCCGCTGGCTCGATTGTTTTGCTCCAAAGCATCGATCGCATTCGTTAGTACATTCATAAACACTTGGTTGAGCTGCCCTGCGTAGCACTCCACCAACGGCAAGTTGCCATATTCTTTAGTCACAGCGATCGCGGGGTGTTCTGGCTTAGCTTTGAGGCGATTCTCCAAAATAATCAAGGTACTATCAATTCCTTGGTGGATGTCAACCGCTTTAAATTCGGCTTCATCCAGGCGAGAGAAGTTGCGGAGCGAAAGCACAATCTGTCGAATCCGCTCGGCCCCCATCTGCATAGAAGACATCAACTTGGGTAAATCTGCCCTGAGAAACTCTAGATCCATTGCCTCTGCCTCAACCGCGATCGCAGCAACTGGCTGAGGATAGTGCTCTTGATACAAACTAATCAGGTTCAGTAGCTCCTGAGTGTAATCATGAGCAGGAGCCAGATTGCCATAGATAAAATTGACGGGATTGTTGATCTCATGCGCCACACCTGCCACCAGTTGTCCAAGACTCGACATCTTCTCGCTTTGAATCAACCGTGACTGAGTTTGTTGCAGTTCTTGCAAAGCACTTTCCAAATCTTGAGTTTGCTGACGCAATGTTGCAATCACCTGTTGCAGCTGATTAGTTCGTTCCTCCACTTGCTGTTCTAGATTGCGATTATTTTCAGCTAGCAAGTTTTCTGTGGTTTGGAGGGCGGCATTTTTGGCCTCTAGTTCTTGGGTATAGGCTTCTAGGGTTTGCAACAAGCTGCGGTTTTCATCAAAAATCCGAGAAATTCTCTCAAACCAAGGTTGCCAACTTCTAGGGATATCTAATTTTTTAGAGATAGATGCTTGACCAGATCCTTGGCTGGCAGTTTCAATATGTTCTACCAATTTGCGAGCAGGCTCAATGAAATCTCGGCGTGTCAGATGACTTGCAGCTACGAGAATTAAACCTAGTCCAGGGAGAAGCACTAGAAATAGCCAACTCGTCCCAGACAAAGCCTTCAAGACGATCGCTTGCTGAGGTATCCAGAGAACTAACTGCCAGGGAGCGTTGGTTAAGGGATGATGCAAAACTAAGTAGGAATCAACAGCATTAACTTGGTCTGCTGGAGCTTGTAAGATTTGCTTTAATTGGCTTTGGAGCTTGGGTGGCAATGCCACTTGAGCTGGTTTCACGTCCTTATCTGTAGAGCTGACTAAATAGGGGTGAGCCAACAACTGATCGTATTGGTTAATTACAAATAAATTTGCTTGGCGATCGCGCTGAGTTTCCGCGTTTTTAATAAAATCGTTCAGGACATCTAAGGTGAAATCTAAAGCGACGGTTCCGAGAAAAGTATCTTTGTCGTAGATAGGCTCGGCAACTGTCACCATCAAACCTTTACCCGCTGTATCTGTATAAGCACGGGTCCAAAAACGCTGACGTTGGGGATTATTTTCGGGTAATCCTAGCTTGTAAAAATCTTGGTTGTAATCACTCTCCACAAACAAATGATTTTTGCTGGACACCCAAGGATAAAGACTCTGAAACTTATTTTTCGACAGGTAATACACCCAAGCCAGATTGGGTATATTTTTTTTGGATGATTGAAAAAGAGCATTGAGCGCGATCGCCATCTCCACATCTCGCTTGACCTCTGGTGACATCTGCTCTAGCGAGCCTTTGCCGCTCAAGCCTGCTACCATCTCCTCGGTAAAAGGAAGCTGGATACGATCCAGAGCGTAGTGGTCTTTACCGGGCAAATTTTCTAGTTGAGAAAAGAGTTTGGAAGATGGCTCACCTAGAGCATGAGTTGCTAGATGGAATTCTGCCTCGGTGTTCAGGGCACTAATATGGTCAGAGGCCCCTTTAACCATATAGTTGAGGCTTGATGCTTCTTCTAAAAACTTGGTTTGCAACTGTGCAACTTCATTCTGATAACGAGAACGAAATTGTAAGTAAAATAGCCCGCATGAGACGACAGTGACTAACGAAAAGGTAGCCAGGATAATCCGGTTATATCCTCCGAAGAAATTCGCGCTCGGATGCTTGACTCGGATACTCTGCGGCATAGGTTAAAGTCACTACTTTCATACATTAGCCTGCCCATTTGCAGAGTACTAATATTTGCAGTGAGATAACTTCAGCCATTTCATTTAACAAACTAAGTAATCTAAGCAACTAAACCAACAGTTGGATTGGCGCTACGCCTTGGCGTAACTGATGCTGGCGTTTGACCCAAGAGTATCGCACCAAGGGGCCGAGAAAAGGTGCAAACTGGCTAGCTCCCCAACGCAGAAATGCACTATGTTCTAGGAGATCGGCTTGGGCCGCTTCTTGGCGCTGAAGTTGCTGCACTCGGATAATTTCTGGTTCGCGATCCGCCTGAATTCTTGGCAACGCTGCGTCAATAGCTGCGGGTAATGCCCCTTGCTGTAGTAACGGCACCAGATGATTTGCAGTCACTAGGACATCACGCAAAGCCATGTTGATGCCTTGGGCGCGAATCGGAGACATAGGATGAGCTGCATCCCCCAGGAGCAATAGCCCTGGAACAGACCATCGAGGGCAGCGTCCCGCGACCACCAACAGTAGAATCGGGCCTTCTAAGGTAGCGGCGTTTTGGCGAAAATGCTCAGCCAGCCAATCTGGAGAAGTGGCGGCTAGTCGCTCAGCCCAATTTACCTGCTGCCAATCTTTTGCTTCAGATGGACGCAAAGCCCAGCCCACCTGAAGCTCGCCTTCAGAACTACGAAATAAACCTAAAGCATCACGATCTTGCAAAATCGAGTAAAAAACATTTTCGGACTTAAATCGAGGATGATCGGGCAGCTTGAACCAAAGAATATCAAAACTTTGAGACTGTTGTTCCAAGGCTAAGCGTGATCGCTGACGAACAACAGAATTGCGACCATCCGTGCCAATCACCAAGTCTGCACTTAGCTCCCGACCATCGCTAAGCTTGATCCCTGCCACTCGTTGCTCATGCCACAACAAGTCTTGCACCGGAGTTCCCTGTACCAGCTCAAAGCCAGAATAAGCCCTTGCTTGCTCAATGAGCGCCTCTAGCAAAGCCGTTTGCGAAACTAGGGTGCAAGGTTTACCACCCGGTTCGATCGGTTCTGCAACTCGAAACAGAGATCGCTGGTTGAGCCAAAATTCCCAGGCATCCAAAGCGCGGTGAGGAATGCGATCGAGCAGAGCGGATAAGCCCATTTGCTCTAGGGCATCCAACCCGCTCGGCATCAGCCCCTCACCCCGAAAAGTGCGGCGAAAGGTGGGAGAAGCTTCCACGAGCTGGACTGAGATACCCCGTTGCCCTAAAAGGAGAGCAAGTGCTGCCCCCGCTGGCCCCGCCCCTACAATTACCACTTGAGTCATGACTGAGAAGCGTTGATGGAACTTTGTAGCCTCATCTTCTCATGCAGCACAGCCCTGAAACCTAACCCCCAGCCTCTTTCCTCAAGGAAAGGGGAGTCAGATTCATAGAATTTATTTACAGCTTATTTACAGCCAATGGGTAGCTCGATTGGCTTGATGCCTAGAAACCAATAATCGGCTTGTTGCTTCAGCTGTTGCCAAACGTGTCCGAGGGGGTGGCTTTGCGGTTCTTGCAGCCAGAACAACGGCAATAACGCCACCAATCGCAGTCCACTAGAAACCACAAACAATTCTGTAATGCCATTGGAGCCTGCGGATTGGGCTAGCCAACCGCCAACCATTGCTCCCATTGCGCCACAGACTCCACCGATCGCGGCAGTGATGGCAAAGTAGGTGGTGTGATGACGTACTGGGGCGATCGCTAACTGCAAATTATTAATGCAGAGGTCGATCGCGGCTCCTGCCCCACCTCCCAGCAGGTGTAGCAAGGGAAACCAAAACCAGAGTGACACTGCATTGGTGCTAGTACCTAACCAAAGCAGAGGAATAATGGCAACTAACACTCCATCTAGCAAAAGAATCGGACGATTCCCAATGCGATCGGCCAACTTCCCCCAAAGCACCAGCATTAGTAACGTTGCTCCTGCACCCAGCCCGTTGTAGAGCGTTACCCAGCTCACGTCTATGGATAGGTTATCCAGCAAATACAGGTTAAAGAAAGGATTGCAGAGATTTACCCCAAAGGCCCACACCCCAAAGTAGAGCAAAAACATCAAGAAATGAGGATGCTTAAACATGCTGGTATGAACCGCTTCCGAGCCAGAGAAGGCAGCAGTGGCATCAGCAGTAGGCTTTGATTTAGGTTCTGGAGCAGTCAAGCGAGCTTGTGGGTTGACATCGGTCATCCGCGACTGACAAGCTAAGCTGATCAGCCCCGCCACAATACCCACCAGCATGAACACACCAAAGCCTTGAATGCTGCCCCCCGGAAAGTGCGAGACCGCCAGACCCAACAACGGCATGGCCACCAAGCTCGTCAGGCTAAAGGCACTGTTACGAAAGCCAAAGTAGCGCCCCCGTAGCTGTCGAGGCACCAATACCGCTAACCAAGCTAGCCAAGAGGCACTGCCAAGCGCACCTAACACGTGAGTCGCTAGCAACGCAGCCAGCGTGGCAATGATCATCGTCTGGTTGCTGGTAGAGTTGGCATTAAAAACCAGAATCGCGATCGCCAGCGGCAACCACAGCAAACGAGAAATTCCGTAGACACAGAGGCCATACCACCGACGGCTAGAGGTGCGATCGGCCCAATAGGCACCTAAGGGTTGCAGCAAGTTTGCCACCATCGGGATCGAGGCCAGCATGCCAATTTGCACCGTGCTGGCATCTAGCTCTACAAGAAAATTACTGAGTAACACACCTCCAGTGATGTTGCTGAAGAGCGTGGCAAACACCCCATCCCAGGTAGAAGCCCGGAGGCTAGAACGAATCGCAGCTTTAGGAACTTTCGCAGCAACTTCTGCTGCCAAAGGCTGAGACAAAGAAGTTTCTACAGCGGCGATCGATTCTGAAATCACTTCGCCTAGAGAAAAGATGGTTTCCTCAGTTAAATAATTCGTCACCCAGTTTCATCCTTAGAGCTGTCGGCCTAGATCGGTCAGGGGAAGCATTCAACGCTTGCAATCCCCAGTGTTCCCAGGATGATGGGCCGAAAGATAAATCCAGGCTGACTGTAGATTTCTATGGTGGCTCAGGCGATGGGTAGCCATCAATGTTAGGAGACTAAAACATGGTTAGTAGCAAGCAAAGAATTTTGTCATAATTAATACAGAAATAAAATCGTTCATCTCCACCTGTTTTGAGGTGTGCTCGACTGAAATCTAAGTGAGATTTAAGTAGGAGACGGAAGTAGGGTTTAGCCCGAAGGAACGCGCTTCATTTTGTTAGGCCAATTGGATGGAGCGTTGCTATGAAAAGTCAGTGGCAAAATTATCGAGATTTGGAATTAATTGCTAATCCGAGATCCCAACAGCAACCCCAACATTTACCCTTTAGCGATCGCCTGGATCGCATTTGGCGATCGCTGATAGACGCTGGGATTAAAGCATTCTCCGAGCAGCAACAAACAGAGCACTTGGATCGATGCTGGTCATTGGCTGCTCCTCAGGGACAGCCTACTAACCCCTTTAATATTTGCCGTTTGCTCTGGCTCAACATTAGACAAGTTTTAACTAATTCACGGATCACTTCTGAAGAGCCAGAGATACAAGAAATCAGCGATCGCGACGGGTCTTATGGGTGGTCGGTTATTAATCCCCGAACAGGCCAGAAGACCTACCTGCAATCTGAGGATGAAGTGCGAGTTTGGTTAGAGGAACGCTTCTACCGCTAATTCTACCCACACTCAAAATCCGCCCAGACCTAACCCAGGCTGGACGGATAGAGAGGAGAATTAGTTAGGTCCAATAAAGGATTTGAGCTTTGGGAAAGCGCTGAGTAAGCTCCCGCTCGAAAAACTGGCGGAGAGCCTTCATTGTATCTGAGTCGTAGACGTACTTGATGCCACCAAATTTATTGCGCTTGACACTGCGAGTGGATTCGTCTAGATCTAGCTTGCTTTGGGGATACCACTGCTGCAACACCTCTTTAGAGCCAGGAGTGAAGCGGTGAGAGATCAGCTCAAACGTCAAGTCACAGTCAAAATCTAGAGCTGCACTGATGTCATCGAGTAGTTGGGTGTAATGCTGCTGCCAATCCTCGATCGGCATAATCGGAGCGATTACCAAACCAATCGGATAACCACCGCCACCCTGCCCCCGTGGCAAGGCCAATCGTCGCAAGGCACCCAACCGAGCCTGTACTGAAACCGTACCCCCCTCAAAGCGACCCGAAACAGGTGCTGCATTCACACTGGCTCGACAGCGGGTGTGCCCATTGTGAGGTAAATCTACCAAGCTCTCCACAGCATCGAACTTGGAGACCCAGCGTAGATAGCCATCTGCGCGAGTGCCAAAGTAGCGGATACACTCAGCCAAACTGCCTGTGAGGTGCTCAATTCCTAGCGGATCGGTATAGCAACTAACCTCAAAGCTGGTCGCCTGACCTGCACGTTCGTAAGCAGCCAGATTGTCTAGAATCTGGGGCAAGTTAGCGTAAGCCCGAATTACCGGCGGCCCCTGGAGGCTACCCGCCAAGTAGCAGTACTGACAGTGAGCAGGACAGCCCTCGGCTAAGTGAAACTGCCAATCTGCCGAAGGGGGAATGGGGCTGAGCTTAAATTGGCTCGGCGGTGCTGTCACTACAGCCAAAGTCCGCTTGGCAATGTCATAGGTTTCGCGCTCTGTCTCTCCGCGCAGATTAGTTAAGCGATTACGTGGTAGTTCCTCGACAGGCAAGGTGAGCGATCGCACCCGCTCCAGAATTCGCTGGCCCCACGGCTCCTCTAAAGCTGCTGGTGTGAATAGAACCCGATCTGGCATCCATAAGCGGGTCTTAACATTGCCCAAGCCTGATGAACTTGTAGGAGCAGAAGTAGAGCTAGCAACCGTTGTAGGTAAAGACAAAATCGGTTCTCCACACTGGAACTCTCTCTATTATGATTGGATTCCCACAAGGCGGAAACGTAAATAAGGAGCGGATTTCAACCTGTTTGCAGTAGGGTTTGTACGCTGCGGCAAACCAGACACAACAATGCTTTTAGCGCTTCATTCCTAAAGCCAGGATAAAGGTAGTTTGTCTAGGTGTCATGGGACCGAGAATCAAGCTTCGTTTATGCGCTCTAGCAATTTCTTGCGCCAAACCCAAGCCTAAATCTCCTTTCCACTTTACAAGTCCAAGCAGGCTCAGCCCGATGAAAACGGTCAAGAATTCGATCGCGTAGGGAGATTGTATTTAATAGACCTATTGCTCAATGCGATCGCCATTGATTTGAGAGGACATGGTGAATCAGAAAAAGTCCCTTACGGGTATCGTATCTCAGCAGTTTGCTTAGGCTCCACCGTCCTGATTTTGAAGAACTACAGTCAAACTGCGAACGCAGTCAGAGGCTAGTAAGCGTAAGCTTGGTAAACCTCCGCAGTAGGCTTGGCTTCTAAGGTTTCGACCACCGGATTGAACCGTAACAGATGACGAGCGCGATCCGAAAGCGTTTCTAAAGCTGCGCGAGGTACTTGAATTGAAACCTCAGGTCGGAACAGCCAACAGCGGCTATAACCAATCACCACCATAGGACGGGGTATATCGGTGCGGTTGGGAGTGCCTCGGTGTAATCCTCGCACATCTCGGATCATCACATCCCCCAAGTTCAAAGTAATGGGTTCTAGCTCGACTTCTCCCGATTCTAAGCAGCGAAGCCCTTCTTCCTTAGTAAGCAGATGAGTTCCCCGTGCCACTTCAAATGGTCCATTTTCCAGGGTGACATCGACGAGAGGAAAGTTGATGGCTAGTTGAAAGGGAGGAGTTTCCTGAGCCATCTCTGGAAACAAGGGGGGTGCATCTCGATGAATGGCTTGATAGTCTGACCCGAGCATGGGGGTATCGGTTGCCAACTGACACATCACCACATCTTCCCCCACTAGCCCTGCCGCGATCGCCAAGATCGTGTCATCTTCGTAAATGCTGGGGTCAGCAAAAGGAGCTTGAAACGGGAGGGTGACATAGTAGCGAGCAGCCCCTCGATTTTGCAAATCTCCTTCGCGGGCAATGTGTTCTTCCAGCAAGGGAGTAAAGGCTTGATGCCAGCTTCTCAACGTATCTGGAGAAAAGTGCTGCCGCAGGATGCAAAAGCCGTCCTGGAGAACGGCTTGAGTCAATGCCTGAATGTCTTGTTGGCTAGTGTGTTCCTGGTTATGAAGGGCTGTCATAGAGATTTCGATCGCAGACAAAAACTTCTCGATCTTAAGCAGCCCTCATTTTTTCGCCATTAAGAGTTATAAATTGTAGCTATGAGCACCAAGTTAGAGCGACCTAGTTCATCCGCCGTTGCGATCGCTGCAAGGATAGTTACTTGAACAGCGGAATCACCCAGGCAGCCATCAAGCTGAGCAGGATCGCCATTTCTAGCCCAGCTAGCGGGTGGGAAAATGAGAGCCAGTGCAACCAGGCACCTTGGCGAACCCCAAACCACCACTGCGACAGGTGGCTAGCCCACAGTTCCGGGCTATCTGGCTCCCGAAACTTCCAGTGGAGCATGGACCGCAGTAGGGGC contains the following coding sequences:
- a CDS encoding HU family DNA-binding protein, with the protein product MNKGELVDAVAAKANVTKKQADAILSAVFDTIQETVASGEKVTLIGFGTFEPRERQAREGRNPKTGETMKIPATKVPAFSAGKVFKDKVSPTA
- a CDS encoding TatD family hydrolase; translation: MSLVDIGVNLTNAAFDHDRPLVIERAIAAGVGTMILTGTTVDTSQAAQVLARHYPGTLYSTAGVHPHDVRHCDAATASHLRELSIHPEVVAIGECGLDYNRDYSPRPEQEYWFEAQLQLACELKLPLFLHERDAHQRFLEILQPYRSQLTAAVVHCFTGNAEELKAYLDWDLHIGITGWLCDERRGLHLQELVAQIPLDRLMLETDAPYLTPRTLRPKPKGGRNEPAFLPQVLQTVASAIAKPVEEVAQATTATAYQFFQLPPDKNNSG
- a CDS encoding ATP-binding protein, whose translation is MPQSIRVKHPSANFFGGYNRIILATFSLVTVVSCGLFYLQFRSRYQNEVAQLQTKFLEEASSLNYMVKGASDHISALNTEAEFHLATHALGEPSSKLFSQLENLPGKDHYALDRIQLPFTEEMVAGLSGKGSLEQMSPEVKRDVEMAIALNALFQSSKKNIPNLAWVYYLSKNKFQSLYPWVSSKNHLFVESDYNQDFYKLGLPENNPQRQRFWTRAYTDTAGKGLMVTVAEPIYDKDTFLGTVALDFTLDVLNDFIKNAETQRDRQANLFVINQYDQLLAHPYLVSSTDKDVKPAQVALPPKLQSQLKQILQAPADQVNAVDSYLVLHHPLTNAPWQLVLWIPQQAIVLKALSGTSWLFLVLLPGLGLILVAASHLTRRDFIEPARKLVEHIETASQGSGQASISKKLDIPRSWQPWFERISRIFDENRSLLQTLEAYTQELEAKNAALQTTENLLAENNRNLEQQVEERTNQLQQVIATLRQQTQDLESALQELQQTQSRLIQSEKMSSLGQLVAGVAHEINNPVNFIYGNLAPAHDYTQELLNLISLYQEHYPQPVAAIAVEAEAMDLEFLRADLPKLMSSMQMGAERIRQIVLSLRNFSRLDEAEFKAVDIHQGIDSTLIILENRLKAKPEHPAIAVTKEYGNLPLVECYAGQLNQVFMNVLTNAIDALEQNNRASGQELVASPRHIHISTHLNRNNRVLIKISDNGPGMPPEVKQRIFDPFFTTKPVGKGTGMGMSISYQIITENHGGSLDCISIPGQGTQFVIEIPLHQQSHALG
- a CDS encoding FAD-dependent oxidoreductase; its protein translation is MTQVVIVGAGPAGAALALLLGQRGISVQLVEASPTFRRTFRGEGLMPSGLDALEQMGLSALLDRIPHRALDAWEFWLNQRSLFRVAEPIEPGGKPCTLVSQTALLEALIEQARAYSGFELVQGTPVQDLLWHEQRVAGIKLSDGRELSADLVIGTDGRNSVVRQRSRLALEQQSQSFDILWFKLPDHPRFKSENVFYSILQDRDALGLFRSSEGELQVGWALRPSEAKDWQQVNWAERLAATSPDWLAEHFRQNAATLEGPILLLVVAGRCPRWSVPGLLLLGDAAHPMSPIRAQGINMALRDVLVTANHLVPLLQQGALPAAIDAALPRIQADREPEIIRVQQLQRQEAAQADLLEHSAFLRWGASQFAPFLGPLVRYSWVKRQHQLRQGVAPIQLLV
- a CDS encoding MFS transporter, with product MTNYLTEETIFSLGEVISESIAAVETSLSQPLAAEVAAKVPKAAIRSSLRASTWDGVFATLFSNITGGVLLSNFLVELDASTVQIGMLASIPMVANLLQPLGAYWADRTSSRRWYGLCVYGISRLLWLPLAIAILVFNANSTSNQTMIIATLAALLATHVLGALGSASWLAWLAVLVPRQLRGRYFGFRNSAFSLTSLVAMPLLGLAVSHFPGGSIQGFGVFMLVGIVAGLISLACQSRMTDVNPQARLTAPEPKSKPTADATAAFSGSEAVHTSMFKHPHFLMFLLYFGVWAFGVNLCNPFFNLYLLDNLSIDVSWVTLYNGLGAGATLLMLVLWGKLADRIGNRPILLLDGVLVAIIPLLWLGTSTNAVSLWFWFPLLHLLGGGAGAAIDLCINNLQLAIAPVRHHTTYFAITAAIGGVCGAMGAMVGGWLAQSAGSNGITELFVVSSGLRLVALLPLFWLQEPQSHPLGHVWQQLKQQADYWFLGIKPIELPIGCK
- a CDS encoding spore photoproduct lyase family protein; this encodes MSLPTTVASSTSAPTSSSGLGNVKTRLWMPDRVLFTPAALEEPWGQRILERVRSLTLPVEELPRNRLTNLRGETERETYDIAKRTLAVVTAPPSQFKLSPIPPSADWQFHLAEGCPAHCQYCYLAGSLQGPPVIRAYANLPQILDNLAAYERAGQATSFEVSCYTDPLGIEHLTGSLAECIRYFGTRADGYLRWVSKFDAVESLVDLPHNGHTRCRASVNAAPVSGRFEGGTVSVQARLGALRRLALPRGQGGGGYPIGLVIAPIMPIEDWQQHYTQLLDDISAALDFDCDLTFELISHRFTPGSKEVLQQWYPQSKLDLDESTRSVKRNKFGGIKYVYDSDTMKALRQFFERELTQRFPKAQILYWT
- a CDS encoding phytanoyl-CoA dioxygenase family protein; its protein translation is MTALHNQEHTSQQDIQALTQAVLQDGFCILRQHFSPDTLRSWHQAFTPLLEEHIAREGDLQNRGAARYYVTLPFQAPFADPSIYEDDTILAIAAGLVGEDVVMCQLATDTPMLGSDYQAIHRDAPPLFPEMAQETPPFQLAINFPLVDVTLENGPFEVARGTHLLTKEEGLRCLESGEVELEPITLNLGDVMIRDVRGLHRGTPNRTDIPRPMVVIGYSRCWLFRPEVSIQVPRAALETLSDRARHLLRFNPVVETLEAKPTAEVYQAYAY